In Oryza sativa Japonica Group chromosome 3, ASM3414082v1, one DNA window encodes the following:
- the LOC4333893 gene encoding probable inactive receptor kinase RLK902, with the protein MRAAWRPASGRRVALAAMVVLSVVVAAAMADDLAGDARALLAFRDAVGRHVAWNGSDPGGACSWTGVTCEGGRVAVLRLPGAALAGRVPEGTLGNLTALHTLSLRLNALAGALPGDLTSAAALRNVFLNGNRLSGEFPRAFLALQGLVRLAIGGNDLSGSIPPALGNLTRLKVLLLENNRFSGEIPDLKQPLQQFNVSFNQLNGSIPATLRTMPRSAFLGTGLCGGPLGPCPGEVSPSPAPGEQPVSPTPANNGDKGGNGGESGKKSKKLSGGAIAGIAIGSAVGAALLLFLLICLCCRSGRTKTRSMEMPPPPSSAPAVVAAGRKPPEMTSAAAVAPMATVGNPHAPLGQSTSGKKLIFFGSAAAVAPFDLEDLLRASAEVLGKGAFGTTYKAVLESGATVAVKRLKDVTLTEPEFRDRIADIGELQHEFIVPLRAYYYSKDEKLLVYDFMPMGSLSAVLHGNRGSGRTPLNWETRSSIALAAARGVEYIHSTSSSASHGNIKSSNVLLNKSYQARLSDNGLSALVGPSSAPSRASGYRAPEVTDPRRVSQKADVYSFGVLLLELLTGKAPSQAALNDEGVDLPRWVQSVVRSEWTAEVFDMELLRYQNVEEQMVQLLQLAIDCVAQVPDARPSMPHVVLRIEEIKKSSERLEGRDPQQQASNLEAGDDQTSKPESAEGLNPFAP; encoded by the exons atgcgggcggcgtggcggccggcgagcggccgccgcgtggcgctggcggcgatggtggtgctgtccgtggtggtggcggcggcgatggcggacgaCCTGGCGGGGGACGCGAGGGCGCTGCTGGCGTTCAGGGACGCGGTGGGGAGGCACGTGGCGTGGAACGGGAGCGACCCGGGCGGAGCGTGCTCGTGGACGGGGGTGACCTGCGAGGGCGGCAGGGTGGCGGTGCTGCGGCTCCCCGGGGCGGCGCTGGCGGGGCGGGTGCCCGAGGGGACGCTCGGGAACCTGACGGCGCTGCACACGCTCAGCCTCCGCCTCAacgcgctcgccggcgcgctCCCGGGCGACCtcacctccgccgcggcgctccgCAACGTGTTCCTCAACGGGAACAGGCTCTCCGGCGAGTTCCCGCGGGCGTTCCTCGCGCTCCAGGGCCTCGTCCGCCTCGCCATCGGCGGGAACGACCTGTCGGGCTCCATCCCACCCGCGCTGGGCAACCTCACGCGGCTCAAGGTTCTCCTCCTCGAGAACAACCGCTTCTCCGGCGAGATTCCCGACCTCAAGCAGCCGCTGCAGCAGTTCAACGTGTCGTTCAACCAGCTGAACGGATCCATCCCGGCCACGCTCCGCACCATGCCGCGCTCGGCGTTCCTGGGGACGGGGTTGTGCGGGGGCCCCTTGGGGCCTTGTCCCGGTGAGGTCTCGCCTTCCCCGGCTCCGGGCgaacagccggtgtcgccgacTCCGGCGAACAACGGCGACAAGGGCGGAAATGGGGGTGAAAGTGGCAAGAAGAGCAAGAAGCTCTCTGGTGGCGCCATTGCAGGAATCGCCATAGGCTCCGCCGTGGGAGCCGCGCTTCTCCTGTTCCTCCTTATTTGCCTCTGCTGCAGGTCGGGACGCACCAAGACGCGGTCTATGGagatgccgccgcctccgtcttcGGCTCCTGCcgttgtcgccgccggccgTAAACCACCTGAGATGACCAGCGCCGCGGCCGTAGCACCCATGGCCACCGTGGGCAATCCTCACGCCCCTCTCGGTCAGTCGACTTCAGGGAAGAAGCTGATCTTCTTCGGGTCTGCGGCCGCAGTGGCGCCCTTCGACCTGGAGGACCTGCTGCGTGCATCCGCCGAGGTGCTTGGGAAAGGCGCATTCGGGACGACGTACAAAGCTGTTCTTGAATCCGGGGCGACGGTGGCAGTGAAGAGGCTCAAGGATGTGACCCTGACCGAGCCGGAGTTCCGTGACCGGATTGCTGACATTGGCGAGCTGCAGCACGAGTTCATCGTTCCCCTTCGTGCCTATTACTACAGCAAAGACGAGAAGCTGCTCGTCTACGACTTCATGCCCATGGGCAGCCTCTCTGCGGTTTTGCATG GGAACAGAGGTTCTGGCCGTACACCGCTTAACTGGGAGACGAGATCAAGCATTGCGCTGGCTGCAGCCCGTGGCGTCGAGTACATTCACTCAACAAGCTCATCAGCATCCCATGGCAACATCAAGTCATCCAATGTCCTCCTGAACAAGTCGTATCAAGCACGTTTATCAGACAACGGACTTTCTGCTCTTGTTGGTCCATCGTCCGCACCATCCCGTGCCAGTGGATACCGTGCTCCTGAGGTTACTGATCCCCGGAGGGTGTCCCAGAAGGCAGATGTGTACAGCTTTGGTGTTCTCTTGCTTGAGCTGCTCACAGGCAAGGCCCCCAGTCAGGCCGCTCTTAACGATGAGGGTGTTGACCTGCCCAGGTGGGTGCAGTCAGTTGTCCGCTCGGAATGGACTGCAGAGGTGTTTGATATGGAGCTCCTGAGGTATCAGAATGTTGAGGAACAGATGGTTCAGCTACTACAGCTTGCTATAGACTGCGTTGCACAAGTCCCAGATGCCCGACCTTCAATGCCACATGTTGTTTTGCGGATCGAGGAGATCAAAAAGTCAAGCGAAAGATTAGAAGGTAGAGATCCGCAGCAGCAGGCCTCAAATCTCGAAGCGGGCGATGATCAGACTTCTAAGCCAGAATCCGCTGAGGGGCTCAATCCTTTTGCCCCTTGA
- the LOC4333895 gene encoding phosphoglucomutase, cytoplasmic 2 has product MVLFSVTKKATTPFDGQKPGTSGLRKKVTVFQQPHYLQNFVQSTFNALPADKVKGATIVVSGDGRYFSKDAVQIITKMAAANGVRRVWVGQNSLMSTPAVSAVIRERVGADGSKATGAFILTASHNPGGPTEDFGIKYNMENGGPAPESVTDKIFSNTTTITEYLIAEDLPDVDISVVGVTTFSGPEGPFDVDVFDSTIDYIKLMKTIFDFESIKKLLASPKFTFCYDALHGVAGTYATRIFVEELGAAESSLLNCVPKEDFGGGHPDPNLTYAKELVDRMGLGKSSNAEPPEFGAAADGDADRNMILGKRFFVTPSDSVAIIAANAVQSIPYFSSGLKGVARSMPTSAALDVVAKNLNLKFFEVPTGWKFFGNLMDAGMCSICGEESFGTGSDHIREKDGIWAVLAWLSILAFKNKDNLGGDKLVTVEDIVRQHWGTYGRHYYTRYDYENVDAGAAKELMANLVSMQSSLSDVNKLIKEIRSDVSDVVAADEFEYKDPVDGSVSKHQGVRYLFGDGSRLVFRLSGTGSVGATIRVYIEQYEKDSSKTGRDSQDALAPLVDVALKLSKMQEYTGRSAPTVIT; this is encoded by the exons ATGGTGCTGTTCTCGGTGACGAAGAAGGCCACCACGCCCTTCGACGGCCAGAAGCCCGGCACCTCCGGCCTCCGCAAGAAG GTTACTGTATTCCAGCAGCCTCATTACCTCCAGAACTTTGTGCAATCCACATTTAATGCCCTTCCTGCCGACAAAGTAAAAG GTGCAACCATTGTTGTGTCTGGTGATGGCCGCTATTTCTCGAAGGATGCTGTTCAG ATCATTACAAAAATGGCTGCCGCTAATGGAGTAAGACGTGTTTGGGTTGGACAAAACAGCCTCATGTCTACTCCAGCTGTATCTGCTGTTATCCGTGAAAGAGTTGGTGCAGAT GGATCAAAGGCTACTGGTGCCTTCATTTTAACAGCTAGTCACAACCCTGGTGGTCCTACTGAG GACTTCGGAATCAAATATAACATGGAAAATGGTGGACCTGCCCCTGAATCGGTTACTGATAAGATCTTCTCTAATACAACGACAATTACTGAATATCTCATCGCGGAAGACCTTCCAGAT GTCGATATTTCTGTTGTAGGTGTCACTACCTTCAGTGGACCTGAAGGCCCTTTTGATGTTGATGTTTTTGACTCTACTATAGATTACATAAAGTTAATGAA GACAATCTTTGACTTTGAGTCAATTAAAAAGCTTCTGGCATCTCCGAAGTTTACATTCTG TTATGATGCTCTCCATGGTGTTGCTGGGACTTACGCAACACGCATCTTTGTGGAAGAGCTTGGTGCTGCTGAAAGCTCATTGTTGAACTGTGTTCCGAAG GAAGACTTTGGAGGGGGCCATCCAGATCCTAACCTCACCTATGCAAAAGAACTTGTTGACCGGATGGGCCTTGGAAAATCCTCAAATGCTGAACCCCCAGAATTTGGTGCTGCAGCTGATGGTGATGCTGATCGCAACATGATTCTGGGTAAAAG ATTCTTCGTAACACCTTCAGATTCGGTTGCCATTATTGCAGCCAATGCTGTTCAGTCGATTCCTTACTTTTCTTCTGGCCTTAAGGGAGTTGCCAG GAGCATGCCCACATCAGCTGCCCTTGATGTTGTCGCTAAGAATTTGAATCTCAAGTTCTTTGAG GTGCCTACTGGGTGGAAATTTTTTGGGAACTTGATGGATGCTGGAATGTGCTCAATTTGTGGTGAAGAAAGCTTTGGCACTG GTTCTGATCACATTCGTGAGAAAGATGGTATTTGGGCTGTTCTAGCATGGTTATCTATTCTTGCTTTCAAGAACAAGGACAACCTTGGAGGCGATAAGCTTGTTACTGTTGAAGATATTGTTCGCCAGCACTGGGGTACTTATGGTCGCCATTATTATACACGATATGACTATGAG AATGTTGATGCTGGAGCTGCTAAAGAACTTATGGCAAACCTTGTCAGCATGCAGTCGTCCCTTTCTGATGTTAACAA ATTGATCAAGGAGATTCGGTCAGATGTTTCTGATGTGGTTGCCGCAGATGAGTTTGAGTATAAGGATCCTGTTGATGGTTCTGTCTCCAAGCATCAGGGTGTCCGGTACCTCTTCGGAGATGGTTCCCGGCTG GTGTTCCGCCTCTCTGGAACTGGCTCTGTTGGTGCTACTATCCGTGTCTACATCGAGCAGTATGAGAAGGATTCTTCCAAGACCGGCAGGGATTCGCAGGATGCCCTTGCTCCTCTG GTTGATGTTGCACTGAAGCTGTCAAAGATGCAAGAGTACACTGGCCGATCTGCTCCCACCGTCATCACATAA
- the LOC4333896 gene encoding glutamine synthetase cytosolic isozyme 1-3, which translates to MSSSLLTDLVNLDLSESTDKVIAEYIWVGGTGMDVRSKARTLSGPVDDPSKLPKWNFDGSSTGQATGDDSEVILHPQAIFRDPFRKGKNILVMCDCYAPNGEPIPTNNRYNAARIFSHPDVKAEEPWYGIEQEYTLLQKHINWPLGWPLGGYPGPQGPYYCAAGADKSYGRDIVDAHYKACLFAGINISGINAEVMPGQWEFQIGPVVGVSAGDHVWVARYILERITEIAGVVVSFDPKPIPGDWNGAGAHTNYSTKSMRSNGGYEVIKKAIKKLGMRHREHIAAYGDGNERRLTGRHETADINNFVWGVANRGASVRVGRDTEKDGKGYFEDRRPASNMDPYLVTAMIAETTILWEPSHGHGHGQSNGK; encoded by the exons ATGTCGTCGTCCCTGCTCACTGACCTCGTTAACCTCGACCTGTCGGAGAGCACGGACAAGGTCATCGCCGAGTACATATG GGTTGGTGGTACTGGGATGGATGTGAGGAGCAAAGCCAGA ACGTTGTCTGGACCTGTTGATGACCCAAGCAAGCTTCCAAAGTGGAACTTTGATGGCTCCAGCACCGGTCAGGCTACCGGTGACGACAGTGAAGTCATCCTCCA CCCTCAAGCCATCTTCAGAGACCCATTCAGGAAGGGGAAGAACATCCTG GTCATGTGTGACTGTTATGCGCCGAATGGCGAGCCGATTCCGACGAACAACCGGTACAATGCAGCAAGGATCTTCAGTCATCCTGATGTCAAGGCTGAAGAGCCATG GTATGGGATTGAGCAGGAGTACACCCTTCTTCAGAAGCACATCAACTGGCCTCTTGGCTGGCCACTAGGTGGCTATCCAGGCCCTCAG GGTCCGTACTACTGTGCGGCGGGAGCCGATAAATCGTACGGGCGCGACATCGTTGATGCCCACTACAAGGCCTGCCTGTTTGCCGGCATCAACATCAGCGGGATCAACGCAGAAGTCATGCCGGGGCAG TGGGAGTTCCAGATTGGCCCTGTCGTTGGCGTCTCCGCAGGGGATCATGTCTGGGTGGCACGCTACATTCTTGAG AGGATCACTGAGATTGCTGGCGTCGTCGTGTCCTTCGACCCCAAGCCCATTCCG GGAGACTGGAATGGCGCCGGTGCTCACACCAACTACAG CACCAAGTCGATGAGGAGCAATGGCGGCTACGAGGTGATCAAGAAAGCGATCAAGAAGCTTGGCATGCGCCACCGTGAGCACATCGCCGcctacggcgacggcaacgagcGCCGCCTCACCGGCCGCCACGAGACCGCCGACATCAACAACTTCGTCTGG GGCGTAGCGAACCGCGGCGCGTCGGTGCGTGTCGGCCGGGACACCGAGAAGGACGGCAAAG GTTACTTCGAGGACAGGAGGCCGGCGTCCAACATGGACCCGTACCTGGTGACCGCCATGATCGCCGAGACCACCATCCTCTGGGAGCCcagccacggccacggccacggccaatCCAACGGCAAGTGA
- the LOC9268979 gene encoding pentatricopeptide repeat-containing protein At4g01570 gives MWRAPIRGLASAAAARAGAGAPLSGLTDALLAARLANHLLTTPHIPPELLPAAPLPLPVRLHVLRHPALPPTSKLSFFLAATPPSCPLLAATFPVLVRALATHSPPLLDALLPFALSSSCPSELLPALLSALLSASRVDAALALLDAAPPDLLPRLAAAAIPSLIASPDPISAVPAIRRLLPIASHPPPVRATNRLLLALSKENLYDDFRHVFGEMSRRGLPSNIRFYNICIHAFGKWRRLDMSLKLFAAMKTASPPLVPDICTHNSLIRALVVGARVADALVVYDEMKSFGIEPDVFTYRAIVDGCCKSFRMDDALRLFQEMRGSYGVKGDAVVYNSLLDGLFKAKKLDEACGFFETMVADGIQCSASTHNTVIDGLFKNGRAEAACRLFYDLRRKGQLLDGIAYSIMVREFCKEGKGDQVAEAVELMKEMEERGFAVDLVTVTSLLIGFNKSRRWDLEEQIVKFIRDSSVLPDAIRWKSNMMSALQGPQDREKDGTSIFPFDGNIDDVMSLVNPVVCTGANEETPKDEPKDDWSLSPHLDHLAKHADHLNSSAIFTIDRGQRVQGMGAKTFDADMVNTYMSIFLAKGKLSVACKLFEIFTTLGRKGTSYTYNSLMTSFVKKGYLKQVWAILHERGGQLCPNDIATYNLIIQGLGQMGKAEVAGSIISELSKKGVYMDIVMYNTLINQLGKAGKVDEANSLLEQIIGRGIKPDVVTFNTLININAKAGRLKEADKYLRKMIAEGIAPNYATETILVFLDKEIEKKRQQPR, from the coding sequence ATGTGGCGCGCGCCGATCCGCGGcctcgcgtcggcggcggcggccagggccGGGGCCGGGGCGCCGCTGTCGGGCCTGACCGACGCGCTGCTCGCGGCGCGGCTCGCGAACCACCTGCTCACGACGCCGCACATCCCGCCGGAGCTCCTGCccgcggcgccgctgccgctccccgtgCGGCTCCACGTGCTCCGCCACCCGGCGCTCCCGCCGACGTCCAAgctctccttcttcctcgccgccacgccgccgtcctgCCCGCTCCTCGCCGCGACCTTCCCCGTGCTCGTCCGTGCGCTCGCCACGCactcgcctcccctcctcgacgcgctccTCCCGTTCGCGCTCTCCTCGTCGTGCCCCTCGGAGCTCCTccccgccctcctctccgcgctcctctccgcctcccgcgtcgacgccgcgctcgccctccTCGACGCTGCTCCGCCTGATCTCCTGCCCCGtctagccgccgccgcgatcCCTTCCCTCATCGCCTCACCTGACCCCATCTCCGCCGTCCCTGCCATTCGCAGGCTTCTCCCCATTGCCTCACACCCGCCCCCCGTCCGAGCCACCaatcgcctcctcctcgccttgtCCAAAGAGAACCTCTACGATGACTTCCGTCACGTGTTCGGCGAAATGTCGAGGAGGGGCCTCCCTTCTAACATAAGGTTCTACAACATTTGCATCCACGCGTTTGGCAAGTGGAGGAGGCTGGATATGTCGCTAAAGCTTTTTGCTGCTATGAagaccgcctctcctcctcttgtGCCAGACATATGCACACACAATTCGCTCATCCGTGCGCTTGTGGTTGGTGCAAGGGTCGCTGATGCTTTAGTGGTGTATGATGAGATGAAGTCATTTGGGATTGAACCGGATGTGTTCACCTACCGGGCTATCGTGGATGGGTGCTGCAAGAGTTTTAGGATGGATGATGCTTTGCGTTTGTTCCAGGAGATGCGAGGGAGCTATGGGGTGAAGGGGGATGCTGTGGTGTACAATTCGCTTCTGGATGGGCTTTTCAAAGCTAAGAAGCTGGATGAGGCATGCGGTTTTTTTGAGACAATGGTGGCGGATGGTATTCAATGCTCAGCAAGCACACACAACACAGTGATTGATGGGCTATTCAAGAATGGGAGAGCAGAAGCAGCGTGCCGGCTGTTTTATGATCTAAGGAGAAAAGGCCAACTGTTGGATGGGATTGCATATAGTATTATGGTGAGGGAGTTTTGcaaggaagggaagggggaccAAGTTGCGGAGGCGGTAGAGTTAATGAAGGAAATGGAGGAGCGAGGGTTTGCTGTTGATTTGGTCACAGTAACATCATTGCTCATAGGGTTTAACAAGAGTAGACGTTGGGACTTGGAAGAGCAGATAGTTAAGTTCATTAGAGATAGTTCTGTGTTGCCAGATGCTATTCGATGGAAATCAAATATGATGTCTGCTTTGCAAGGACCACAGGACAGAGAGAAAGATGGAACATCAATTTTTCCCTTTGATGGCAATATTGATGATGTGATGAGTTTGGTCAATCCCGTGGTATGCACTGGTGCAAATGAAGAAACACCAAAAGATGAGCCCAAGGATGATTGGTCTTTGTCACCGCACCTAGATCATCTTGCTAAACATGCTGATCATTTGAATAGTTCTGCTATATTCACAATTGACAGAGGGcagagggtgcaaggtatgggAGCCAAGACATTTGATGCTGACATGGTTAATACAtatatgtcaatttttttagcGAAAGGGAAGTTGAGTGTAGCTTGCAAGTTGTTTGAGATCTTCACAACTCTGGGAAGGAAAGGAACGAGTTATACATACAATTCATTGATGACGTCATTTGTCAAGAAAGGGTATTTGAAACAGGTATGGGCAATTCTTCATGAGAGAGGTGGACAGCTCTGCCCCAATGATATAGCTACATACAATCTgatcattcaaggccttggtcaGATGGGAAAAGCAGAGGTTGCTGGCTCGATTATTAGTGAACTGTCAAAGAAAGGTGTTTACATGGACATCGTCATGTATAACACATTGATCAATCAATTGGGAAAGGCCGGGAAGGTTGACGAAGCAAACTCTTTGCTTGAGCAGATAATTGGGAGGGGCATAAAACCAGATGTTGTCACTTTTAATACCTTGATCAATATTAATGCAAAAGCTGGTAGATTAAAGGAAGCTGACAAGTATTTGAGGAAGATGATTGCAGAAGGAATTGCTCCGAACTATGCCACGGAAACAATATTGGTTTTCCTTGATAAGGAgattgaaaagaaaaggcagcaGCCTAGATGA